A genomic region of Hippoglossus hippoglossus isolate fHipHip1 chromosome 8, fHipHip1.pri, whole genome shotgun sequence contains the following coding sequences:
- the ube2m gene encoding NEDD8-conjugating enzyme Ubc12 encodes MIKLFSLKQQKKDEESAGGNRTGAGGKKASAAQLRIQKDINELNLPKTCEINFPDDDDLLNFRLIISPDEGFYKGGKFVFSFKVGQGYPHDPPKVKCETMVYHPNIDLEGNVCLNILREDWKPVLTVNSIIYGLQYLFLEPNPEDPLNKEAAEVLQTNRRLFEQNVHRSLRGGYVGATYFERCLK; translated from the exons ATGATTAAACTGTTTTcactgaagcagcagaagaaagacGAGGAATCTGCTGGAGGAAACCGAACAGGAGCCGGGGGTAAAAAAGCCAGCGCGGCCCAGCTCCGAATACAGAAAG ACATCAATGAGTTGAACCTGCCAAAGACGTGTGAGATCAACTTCCCTGATGACGATGACCTCCTCAACTTCAGACTCATCATCTCACCAGACGAG GGTTTTTACAAAGGAGGAAAGTTTGTCTTCAGCTTTAAG GTAGGACAGGGTTATCCTCATGACCCCCCCAAGGTAAAGTGTGAGACAATGGTGTATCACCCCAACATCGACCTGGAAGGAAACGTCTGCCTAAATATCTTAAG AGAGGACTGGAAGCCTGTGTTGACAGTAAACTCCATCATCTACGGTCTACAGTATCTATTTCTA GAGCCGAACCCTGAGGATCCCTTGAACAAAGAGGCGGCGGAGGTTCTGCAGACGAACCGGCGGCTCTTTGAGCAGAATGTCCATCGCTCTCTGAGGGGCGGCTACGTGGGCGCCACCTACTTTGAGAGGTGTCTTAAATAA